In Candidatus Neomarinimicrobiota bacterium, a single genomic region encodes these proteins:
- a CDS encoding class I SAM-dependent methyltransferase has protein sequence MPDKQNIQTIQPYQRLAAYYDTLMDYINYDIWVDDIEALVAPYEPDKTWLDISCGTGSMALKLARRGINMTAIDLSEHMIEIARNKALAEKLQIEFGVGNMVNFTSAKEFDVIINLHDGLNYLLETSEIELFLRNTFTLLKPGGILLFDVVTPLLCQTHFRGYREIFSDEYGGYERYTNYDPDSQLAESVFTLKTDREDTVDVESHIQKAYEQSDVEKFCTSSDYKWWKILDDETLDQPTPQSERFIVMLRKTA, from the coding sequence ATGCCGGACAAGCAGAATATACAGACGATTCAGCCCTACCAGCGTCTTGCAGCCTATTACGACACCCTCATGGATTATATCAATTATGATATTTGGGTAGATGATATAGAGGCACTGGTTGCACCCTATGAGCCAGACAAGACATGGTTGGATATCTCTTGTGGTACCGGTTCCATGGCTCTCAAGCTTGCCCGGCGTGGCATTAATATGACTGCCATAGACTTGAGTGAACACATGATTGAAATTGCTCGCAATAAAGCACTCGCGGAAAAGCTTCAGATTGAGTTTGGGGTTGGGAATATGGTCAATTTTACGTCAGCCAAAGAATTTGACGTCATCATCAATCTTCATGATGGTTTGAATTATCTGCTGGAGACGTCTGAGATTGAGTTATTTCTCCGAAATACATTCACACTTCTCAAACCAGGTGGCATTTTGCTGTTTGATGTGGTTACCCCCCTGTTATGCCAAACCCATTTCCGTGGCTATCGGGAGATATTCAGTGATGAATATGGAGGGTATGAGCGATACACCAACTATGATCCTGACTCTCAATTGGCTGAGTCAGTCTTCACTCTGAAAACAGATAGGGAAGATACGGTTGATGTTGAATCACATATTCAAAAAGCATATGAGCAATCTGACGTGGAGAAGTTTTGTACATCCTCAGATTATAAGTGGTGGAAAATTCTCGATGATGAAACGCTGGATCAACCCACTCCACAATCGGAACGGTTTATCGTTATGTTGAGGAAGACTGCATGA
- a CDS encoding calcium/sodium antiporter, giving the protein MDNMIASIGMGGNSVIIALSATLLFFGADWLVKGGSQLANQMGVKPLIVGLSIVAFGTSMPEFVVSLIANVFEDSSTIAIGNIIGSNVTNIGLILGVSGLIFPITIHFKQTYKGLIFLFAVSLLLYGLSLDGSVSRIDGFIMVLVLIGYIFYLYRHPSEVPLENFEGEFGSKTNNLLLVLAGSIALSVGAWLFVKSAVWIAEEFDIPKMVIGLTIVAVGTSLPELATSLVAAFRKHGEISVGNIIGSNVFNILFIMGGVGLIKPLDVLESRTIAGEAVKIFPHAQYLIMMAFGLVLIPLGMRHKIGRLTGTILVLGYLSFYIYLFYGRA; this is encoded by the coding sequence ATGGATAACATGATTGCTTCAATCGGAATGGGTGGGAATAGTGTTATCATTGCACTCAGCGCCACCTTACTCTTTTTTGGTGCAGATTGGTTGGTAAAAGGGGGTAGTCAACTCGCTAATCAAATGGGTGTAAAACCCCTTATTGTTGGCTTATCAATCGTGGCATTCGGTACCTCCATGCCAGAGTTTGTGGTCAGTTTGATCGCCAATGTTTTTGAGGACTCGTCTACAATTGCCATCGGAAATATTATCGGAAGCAATGTGACCAACATTGGATTAATCCTGGGAGTCAGCGGATTGATCTTCCCCATAACCATCCACTTTAAACAAACCTATAAAGGGTTGATCTTTCTTTTTGCAGTCAGCCTTCTGCTTTATGGTCTATCCCTGGATGGTTCCGTATCGCGCATAGATGGTTTTATTATGGTGCTGGTTCTCATCGGTTACATCTTTTATTTGTATCGTCACCCAAGTGAAGTTCCACTTGAAAATTTTGAAGGTGAATTTGGAAGTAAAACAAATAATCTCCTCCTGGTTTTAGCCGGAAGTATAGCATTGTCTGTTGGTGCCTGGTTGTTTGTAAAAAGTGCAGTTTGGATAGCCGAAGAATTTGATATACCTAAGATGGTGATCGGCCTGACCATCGTGGCTGTTGGGACCAGTCTACCAGAATTGGCGACTTCCCTGGTAGCTGCGTTCCGAAAACATGGTGAGATATCAGTTGGAAATATTATTGGAAGTAATGTCTTTAACATCCTCTTTATCATGGGAGGAGTGGGATTAATAAAACCACTCGATGTCCTTGAAAGTCGGACGATTGCTGGCGAAGCCGTGAAAATATTTCCTCATGCCCAATATCTCATCATGATGGCATTTGGGTTGGTCCTGATACCACTGGGAATGCGGCATAAAATTGGACGCCTCACTGGTACCATCCTGGTTCTCGGTTATCTGAGTTTTTATATCTATCTTTTTTATGGACGAGCTTGA
- the nadD gene encoding nicotinate (nicotinamide) nucleotide adenylyltransferase, which produces MKVCLFGGTFDPPHNAHFIIAEAIRESLDLNKIVFIPAYRPPHKFEIKPVTPVEHRIAMLKLCINDISQFEYSDIEIVRGGVSYTIDTIREMKVKKNISSKDLHFLIGSDSLAEFKSWKDWEAILDESQVIVARRPRFEKTDIDADIIDRVQFLNLPRMEISSTEIRDRFQADRMTRFYVPTVVSEYIQNNKLYGTK; this is translated from the coding sequence TTGAAGGTCTGTCTCTTTGGCGGTACATTTGATCCACCCCACAATGCACATTTTATCATTGCGGAGGCGATTAGAGAATCCCTGGATTTGAATAAAATAGTATTCATCCCAGCTTATAGACCTCCCCATAAATTCGAAATCAAGCCAGTTACACCCGTTGAACATAGAATTGCCATGTTAAAACTTTGTATTAATGATATCTCCCAATTTGAGTATTCGGATATTGAAATAGTACGCGGGGGTGTATCCTACACCATCGATACCATTCGTGAGATGAAAGTTAAAAAGAATATTTCCTCAAAGGATTTACACTTTTTAATTGGTAGTGACAGCCTTGCTGAATTTAAATCCTGGAAGGACTGGGAAGCAATTCTTGACGAAAGTCAAGTCATCGTAGCTCGTCGCCCCAGATTCGAAAAAACTGATATTGATGCTGATATTATCGACCGGGTCCAATTCTTAAATTTACCCCGAATGGAAATCAGCAGTACAGAGATCAGAGACCGATTCCAGGCGGATCGGATGACAAGATTTTATGTTCCAACTGTTGTTTCAGAGTATATTCAAAACAACAAACTTTATGGAACCAAATAA
- the bamD gene encoding outer membrane protein assembly factor BamD yields the protein MIKRSTRNTFIVLGLLLIGFSFQQCASKKSDMDASNIADSYQRGLDYFEKNNYIKAEEVFTFIIYNDPGGAYADDAQFQLAETYFERDEYLLAISEYDRLIRRMKNSPFVEDAFWKKTEAYCELSPDYRLDRDMTDKALRSLYDFVDIYPTSKYSEEAQTRILEMREKLARKLLESAKLYDTLREYESAIYYYDNVINDYSDTALYASARLGKAGDMVALGRWSEARELMNSIALNGKNDLTQKEMLRMRTLGEKVVAETDSTKK from the coding sequence TTGATTAAACGCTCTACCAGAAATACATTTATTGTGCTTGGTCTCCTTTTAATTGGGTTCTCATTTCAACAATGTGCAAGTAAGAAAAGTGATATGGACGCATCAAATATTGCAGATTCCTATCAACGTGGGCTCGATTATTTCGAAAAAAATAATTATATCAAGGCAGAAGAAGTCTTCACCTTCATTATCTACAATGATCCAGGTGGGGCCTATGCTGACGACGCACAGTTTCAACTCGCTGAAACCTATTTTGAGCGAGACGAATATCTGCTGGCGATTAGTGAATATGATCGTCTAATCCGCAGAATGAAAAATTCACCCTTCGTTGAAGATGCATTCTGGAAAAAGACAGAAGCTTACTGTGAACTCTCTCCAGACTACCGTCTAGACAGAGATATGACTGACAAGGCCTTAAGAAGTCTTTATGATTTTGTGGATATTTACCCAACGAGCAAGTATTCTGAGGAAGCCCAAACACGTATACTTGAAATGCGTGAGAAGCTCGCCAGGAAATTACTGGAGAGCGCAAAATTATATGATACGCTACGTGAATACGAATCGGCTATTTATTACTATGATAATGTCATAAATGATTATTCTGATACTGCTTTATATGCATCAGCTCGTCTGGGAAAAGCTGGAGATATGGTTGCTCTGGGTCGTTGGTCTGAGGCCAGAGAATTGATGAACTCCATTGCACTTAATGGTAAGAATGACCTTACCCAAAAGGAAATGCTGAGAATGCGCACTCTGGGCGAAAAAGTTGTCGCAGAAACCGATTCCACGAAGAAGTGA